From the Flavobacterium galactosidilyticum genome, one window contains:
- a CDS encoding CBASS oligonucleotide cyclase encodes MKLENNQLLYFVDKIKLQKDNMQKYRDQINNLKTKLEDKIKNDESNGLKVTKYLLAGSWKKHTILKPTGDNPIDIDLILFVGGDGNIQNDLKKLHDYIVKYLEEIYPQKDIKREYDATGNTKSITIRFSGSGLEVDIVPVVPISEPERYVWQPQRGGGGKYITSIENHIDFSISLRKNNPSYTAIVRALKWWKNYKELKPTDTEPGITSFTIELIVAYLDETLGVETNIEEAIIRFFQFVSGSNFPNIKFDHAINKIPSYSTPIYIADDTNNENNASKKIDSTVWQEIIEQAEEAFDCLNYAQSKNNEAATIEEWKRVFGPTFNIN; translated from the coding sequence ATGAAATTAGAAAACAATCAACTATTGTACTTTGTAGATAAAATAAAACTACAAAAGGACAACATGCAGAAGTACCGAGATCAAATAAACAATCTCAAAACAAAGTTAGAAGACAAAATCAAGAATGACGAAAGTAACGGTCTCAAAGTTACCAAATACCTATTGGCAGGTTCGTGGAAAAAACACACCATTCTAAAACCAACAGGAGACAATCCAATCGACATCGATTTAATTCTTTTTGTGGGTGGAGATGGAAATATCCAAAATGATTTAAAAAAGCTACACGACTACATTGTCAAATACTTAGAGGAAATCTATCCTCAAAAAGATATCAAAAGAGAATACGATGCAACGGGGAATACTAAATCAATAACCATTCGTTTTTCTGGTTCCGGACTAGAGGTTGATATTGTTCCTGTTGTTCCTATTAGCGAACCTGAACGATATGTTTGGCAACCACAAAGAGGCGGTGGTGGAAAATACATAACAAGCATCGAAAACCACATTGATTTCTCAATCAGTTTGCGTAAGAATAATCCAAGTTACACCGCTATTGTAAGAGCACTAAAATGGTGGAAAAATTACAAGGAGCTTAAGCCAACGGATACTGAACCAGGAATAACATCCTTTACAATAGAATTGATAGTTGCCTACCTAGACGAGACGTTAGGTGTAGAAACTAACATTGAAGAAGCGATTATCCGTTTTTTCCAATTTGTTAGTGGTTCGAATTTTCCAAATATCAAATTTGATCACGCCATAAATAAGATCCCTTCTTATTCCACTCCAATTTACATTGCCGATGATACGAACAATGAAAATAATGCCTCGAAAAAAATTGACAGTACGGTGTGGCAAGAAATTATTGAGCAAGCCGAAGAAGCTTTTGACTGCTTAAATTATGCCCAATCAAAGAATAATGAAGCTGCTACCATTGAGGAATGGAAACGAGTATTTGGTCCAACTTTTAATATCAACTAA
- a CDS encoding ATP-binding protein: MAAIFDNIMELPSKEVQTQTDSFIGFENKFERIYNNLKLLLDQGSLTDWSNKHHKVELPIIQQLKDKYPLIILAGDAGTGKTISAISIADRMTRELGKEGFFLKLSTRVRGEGLHGEMGKLVNDAFSQLKEQAGKKRIAFLLIDEADAIATTRSTSQMHQEEKAAVNTLIQKIDEIRELNGRAIVFMSTNRLHFIDEAILRRAAVVLEFKRPTKEECIELYEKSLKGITFTGEQLNELAELSLKKDTDKVGYSFSDIRLKVLPEAVAKAYPDKPLTFEIIKETIVSIQPSPEII; encoded by the coding sequence ATGGCTGCAATATTTGATAACATAATGGAACTTCCAAGTAAAGAAGTTCAAACCCAGACCGATTCCTTCATTGGTTTTGAAAACAAATTCGAAAGAATTTACAATAATCTAAAACTGCTTTTAGACCAAGGCAGCCTTACCGATTGGAGTAACAAACACCATAAAGTTGAGTTACCCATAATACAGCAGTTAAAGGATAAATATCCTCTTATTATTCTAGCGGGTGATGCCGGTACTGGCAAAACGATATCTGCGATTTCAATTGCTGATAGAATGACTCGTGAATTAGGTAAAGAAGGATTTTTTCTCAAGTTGAGCACTCGTGTTCGTGGCGAAGGTTTGCATGGCGAAATGGGTAAACTAGTTAATGATGCATTTTCACAACTTAAAGAACAAGCCGGAAAGAAAAGAATAGCCTTTCTTCTAATTGACGAAGCAGATGCAATTGCGACCACAAGATCGACAAGTCAAATGCATCAGGAAGAAAAAGCCGCAGTCAATACATTAATCCAAAAAATTGACGAAATAAGAGAATTGAACGGTCGTGCCATTGTGTTTATGTCCACTAACCGCCTTCATTTTATAGATGAAGCAATTCTAAGACGTGCAGCTGTAGTACTTGAATTTAAGAGACCTACAAAAGAAGAATGTATCGAACTTTATGAAAAGAGTTTAAAGGGTATTACCTTTACTGGTGAACAATTAAACGAATTAGCAGAGTTGTCTCTAAAAAAAGACACCGACAAAGTAGGCTATTCGTTTTCTGACATAAGATTAAAAGTTCTTCCGGAAGCGGTTGCCAAGGCCTATCCAGACAAACCATTAACCTTTGAAATAATCAAAGAAACAATTGTATCAATCCAACCTAGTCCAGAGATAATATGA